A single region of the Liolophura sinensis isolate JHLJ2023 chromosome 9, CUHK_Ljap_v2, whole genome shotgun sequence genome encodes:
- the LOC135474804 gene encoding gamma-aminobutyric acid receptor-associated protein, with protein sequence MRWQYKEEHPFEKRRAEGEKIRKKYPDRVPVIVEKAPKARVGDLDKKKYLVPSDLTVGQFYFLIRKRIHLRPEDALFFFVNNVIPPTSATMGALYQEHHEEDFFLYIAYSDESVYGA encoded by the exons ATGAGGTGGCAATACAAAGAAGAACACCCTTTCGAGAAAAGGAGAGCAGAAGGCGAGAAAATCAGAAAGAAGTATCCAGACAGGGTTCCA gtTATTGTGGAGAAAGCGCCCAAGGCTAGAGTTGGAGATCTCGACAAGAAGAAATACCTAGTACCATCAGATCTGACCGTTGGACAATTCTATTTCCTTATCCGCAAGAGGATTCATCTGAGGCCAGAAGATgcgctgtttttctttgtgaacaATGTTATTCCCCCAACCAGCGCCACAATGGGTGCCCTGTATCAG GAGCATCATGAGGAggatttctttctttacatagCCTACAGTGATGAAAGTGTATATGGGGCATAG